A single genomic interval of Gallus gallus isolate bGalGal1 chromosome 10, bGalGal1.mat.broiler.GRCg7b, whole genome shotgun sequence harbors:
- the LRRC28 gene encoding leucine-rich repeat-containing protein 28 isoform X8 produces the protein MASELCKTISEAKLEKHKNLFLNYRNLHHFPLELLKDEGLQYLERLYMKRNSLTTLPENLAQKLPNLVELYLHSNNIVVVPEAIGSLVKLQFLDLSDNALEIVCPEIGRLRSLRHLRLANNQLKYLPAEYHQCIHVSLLLSFLILSVQMVSVSSWLDVTQQECYQSKQDLSFTYTGECAQLIYCIECF, from the exons ATGGCATCAGAACTGTGTAAAACAATCTCTGAGGCAAAGCTGGAAAAGCACAAGAATTTGTTCCTAAATTACAGAAATCTCCATCATTTTCCTTTGGAGTTACTGAAAGATGAGGGGCTGCAGTACTTGGAGAGACtttatatgaaaagaaattCTCTGACCACATTG CCAGAAAACCTTGCACAGAAGCTTCCAAACCTCGTGGAATT GTACCTTCATTCAAATAACATAGTTGTTGTACCTGAAG CCATTGGCTCCCTCGTTAAACTGCAGTTTCTGGACCTAAGTGATAATGCCCTTGAAATTGTGTGTCCAGAGATCGGTCGCCTGAGATCTTTACGTCATCTTCGTTTGGCTAACAACCAGCTGAAATATTTACCTGCAG AGTACCATCAGTGTATACACGTGTCATTACTGCTATCATTTCTAATCCTGTCTGTTCAGATGGTGTCAGTGTCATCATGGCTGGATGTCACACAGCAGGAGTGTTACCAGTCCAAGCAAGATTTATCTTTCACTTACACTGGAGAATGTGCCCAGCTAATCTACTGCATTGAGTGTTTCTAA